The DNA sequence ACAACCTGGACAATGCATTTATAGCAGATAGAATTGTTGCCGAACTGCGGTCGGCAAAGATTGCCCGGCAATTCCTGTTCGCTACCCACAATGCGAACATCCCGGTGTTTGGTGATGCAGAGTGGATTGGGGTTTTTCAGGTTGTTGACGGACATAGCGAGATACCGGAAGAGCTGCAGGGAGCGATTGATCTTCCCGAGATTCAACAGAAGGCGGCGGAGATTTTGGAGGGAGGTAAAAGCGCCTTCATCCAACGGAAGGAGAAATATGGCTTCTGATAGAGGTGAAGCATGTTAAAAGCAGAGCTTTTAGAGATTATCGCCAACGGGGAGAACTCGGGAGTAGAGTTCAAACGCGATGACTGCCGCCCCGAGCAGTTGGCTAAGGAAATTGTAGCCATGGCAAATCTCCGGGGTGGCATGATACTACTCGGTGTTGAAGATGACGGGACAATCAGCGGCATCCAGCGTCGCAACCTTGAGGTATGGGTTATGGATACTGTCTTTGCTGCTAAAGTCCATCCGATGATCATCCCTTTCTATGAAGAAGTTGCACTGGAGGAAGGGAAAAGGGTTGCAATTGTATCATTCCCTCTGGGAACGACAAAGCCTTATGTTCTTCGCCACAACAATAGGGAAGAGATTTACATTAGGGTCGGCAGCACCTCACGACCGGCTACCAGAGAACAGCAGGCCAGGCTTTTTGCCAGCGGCGGGATTCTGCATCCGGAACTGCTGCCGGTTGCCGGCACTTCTTTCAAGTCGTTGGACCTGGAACGGCTGCGAGATTATTTTATCAACGTCATCCATGACCTCGATGTCCCAAAGTCAGATGGTGCCTGGATTCAGCGTCTGATTGCCCTTGGATTTATGGTGGAGGTCCTGGAATCTACCCCGGTTTGCACGATCGCGGGATTGCTTCTCTTCGGTGTTTCTCCACGGCGGTTTTTGCGGCAGTCCGGCATCCGCGTCCTGGTTTTTGAAGGGAATGACAAGACCTATCGTGCTCTTCTTGACAGAGTTCTTGACGGGCCTCTAGTGGGGCTATGGCATATTAATGAAGGCGGAGAGAGGATGTTGACCGATACTGGTTTCGGCCTTATTGATCGATTTGCAGAGATCGTCCATCCTTTCGTTTCAGAAGAGAGCGACATTATTAATGAGAATTTCAGACGAGAACGGCGTTGGCTCTATCCATTGGAGGCAATGCGCGAGGCGTGCATTAACGCCTTGGCACATCGGGACTGGACCAGATCAGTGGATATCGAGGTGGGCTGTTATTCGGACCGCATGGAATTCATCAGCCCCGGCGCCTTACAGAATACTATGACGGTGGAAAAAATGATCGCTGGCCAGCGCTCACCAAGAAATCCCTTGATTGTTGAGGTGCTGCGAGATTATGGTTATGTTGAGGCGCGGGGCATGGGAGTGCGTACCAAGATCATCCCTTTGATGAGGCAGCAAAATCGAGTTGAGCCGATCTTTGAGGCAACGGATGATTATCTCAAAACGATTCTGCCGCGCAGAAAAACTTGCATTTATGGCATGCCTTGACTTCTTTCTCAAATCAATTCCGTGAATCAATTAACTTGCCCCACAATCAAAATTAAGCGAAAATATACCGTTAATTTACTGAGCGGGAGCACAACGTAGCATGGAGACGCGCTACAATCCGGCGGTTATCGAAGCTAAATGGCAGCAGTATTGGGAAGAGCAGGATCTTTTCCGGGTGACTGAGCTGTCCGATAAATCGAAATATTATGTCTTGGAGATGTTTCCCTATCCCTCCGGGCGGATTCATATGGGCCACGTGCGCAATTATACCATCGGCGACGTGGTGGCCCGTTACAAACATATGCAAGGATTCAATATCCTGCATCCCATGGGCTGGGACGCCTTCGGCATGCCGGCGGAGAACGCCGCCCTGGCCCACGGTGTGCACCCGGCCGCCTGGACCTATGAGAACATCGACTACATGCGGCGGCAACTCAAGTCCCTGGGTTACAGCTACGATTGGAGTCGGGAATTGGCCACCTGCGACCCCGACTACTATCGTTGGGAGCAGTCGGTCTTTATTGAGATGTTCCGGCGCGGCCTGGCTTATAAAAAGTTGTCGCCGGTGAACTGGTGTGACCACTGCCAGACGGTGTTGGCCAATGAACAGGTGGAGGATGGCGCCTGCTGGCGCTGTCACCAGCCGGTGGCCCTAAGGGAGCTGGAACAGTGGTTTTTTAAGATAACGGACTATGTCGAAGAATTGTTGGAGTACTGCGACCGTCTGCCCGGATGGCCGGAACGCGTCCTGACTATGCAGCGTAATTGGATCGGCAAGTCCCATGGCGCCCAGATTGAGTTTGCCATAGAGAGCCTGGATGGGGTGATCACGGTCTTTACCACCAGGCCGGACACCCTTTTTGGCGCTACGTTCATGAGCCTGGCCCCGGAGCACCCTTTGGCCCCCAGGCTTGCCCAGGGAACCCGCCAGGAACAGGCCGTCCAGGAATTTATCCAAATCTGGAAACAGCGGGATCGGAGCAAAGGGGTAGTGGATGAGTTGGTGAAGGAAGGCGTCTTTACCGGCCGCTACTGCCTCAACCCGGTAACCGGCTGGCGGATGCCTATCTATGTGGCTAATTTTGTCCTTATGGAATACGGTTCCGGCGCGGTCATGGCGGTGCCGGCCCATGACCAGCGGGACTTTGAGTTTGCCCGAAAGTACGATCTTCCCCTGGTGGTGGTGATTCAACCGTCCGACCATACCCTGATAGCCGAAAATATGGCGGCCGCCTATGAGGATCCGGGGGTGTTGGTCAATTCCAAACAGTTTGACGGCCTGGCCAGCGAGACGGCCAAGGATGCCATTACCGCCCACCTCGAAACCTTGGGATTGGGTCGACGCTCTATTCACTACCGGTTGAAGGATTGGGGGATTTCCCGACAACGATACTGGGGTGCTCCCATACCGATTATTTACTGCGAACGTTGTGGAATGCAAACCGTCCCGGAATCAGACCTGCCGATCCGGCTGCCGCTGGACGTGGAGATTTCCGGGGAAGGCGGCTCGCCCCTGGCCAGATTAGACTCTTTTGCCAAGACTATCTGTCCGGTCTGTGGGGGGCCGGCCCGACGGGAAGTGGATACCATGGATACCTTTGTGGAATCCTCTTGGTATTTTCTGCGCTACGCCTGTCCTGATTATCAGGAGGGGATTCTGGACCGGCCCCGGGTAAACTATTGGATGGCGGTGGACCAATACATCGGTGGTATCGAACACGCAGTCCTACACCTGCTCTATGCCCGGTTCTTCACCAAAGTGCTGCGGGACCTGGGTTATATCCAGGTGGATGAACCTTTCACCCGTTTGCTGACCCAGGGGATGGTGCTCATGGATGGCGCCAAGATGTCCAAATCCAAGGGCAATGTAGTGGATCCGAATGAATTGATCGGGACCTATGGCGCTGATACTACGAGACTTTTCTGCCTGTTTGCCGCGCCGCCCGAAAAAGATCTGGAATGGTCGGACCAGGGGGTGGCCGGGGCCTTCCGATTTCTCAATCGAATCTGGAGCCTGGTGAAGGAATTGCTTGAATCCTTAAAATCGGCGCCCCCTTGGCGCGGAACCGGCGCCGAACTGTCGCCTGAACTGCGGCGGCTGCGCCAGAAGGTGCATCAGACCATCCATCGGGCCACCAGCGATATTGAAGCGCGTTTCCACTTCAATACTGCTATTGCCGCCCTCATGGAGTTGGTTAATGATCTCTATAAAGCCCGTGAGGAACCGGCGACTGATCCCTCCTCCAACCATCTGGCCGCCTCCGTCTGGCGGGAGGCGATTGAGGTCTTGATACTCATTCTCAGCCCCATGGCGCCGCATCTGGCCGAAGAATTGTGGCATCATCTGGGCCACCCGACTTCGGTCTATCACGAACCCTGGCCCCAGGCCGAGGCCGCAGCCATGGCGGCCGACGCTAGATTGGTGGTTATCCAGGTGAACGGCAAGCTCCGCAGCAAGATTGAAGTGGCGGCCGCCGCCAGCGACGAAGAGATCAAGCGCCTGGCCCTAACGGATACTCGTATCCAGGAATTGCTGGCCGGCCAGCAGGTTAAAAAGGTGGTAGTGGCCCGTCGGAAACTGGTCAATATTGTCGTCTAACAGCCGCTGATATCAATACAACTAGACTGACGGCGAAAGACGCGACGCTTTTAAGCCCGGTACTTTTTAGTCCTCCGCATTCAGGACTCAATTGAGGTTGTATGCAAGACAGTAATCAATTCAGACGTGGTGTAAGTCGGAGACGGTTGACGTTTCTCATGGTGTGCCTGTTAGGGTTAACGTCGGCTTGCGGTTATCAGGTGGTGGGATCGGCGCCGGCGGGGGCGGACCGGCCGCAAGCCACCATAGCTATTCCGCCCTTTGAAAATCGTTCCATGGAGGTCGGCCTGGAAACCATCTTTGCCAATGATCTCCTGCGGGCATTTGGGGACGGGGGCTCCGTCCGGGCCAAACCGGGGGATGAGGGTGCAGATTATCTCCTCCTAGGAACCATTAAAAAGCTGGAGCATTCTTCAACCGCCTACCTCGACATCGACCGGTCCCTCGTCCGTCGGGTGACCGTCACCGTGGAGATAACTCTAAAGGACTTCAGACAGAATAAGGTGATCTGGAAGAGCACCGAGATGATCAAGGCGGACTATGTCGCAGAAAATTATTACTCCATCGGTGAGGCCAATCGGACCCAGGGCATCCGGCAGGCCTCAGCCCGGTTGGCCCAGCGGGTCTACGACAAGATTAACGTCCTGCTCTAATAGTCATTCATTGCAATTCTTTAAAAAGCACTACAAGCCATGAAAATCATTTCCTGGCAGCACAGGCTTTTTGGTCTGTGCAGGTGTT is a window from the Desulfobacca acetoxidans DSM 11109 genome containing:
- a CDS encoding RNA-binding domain-containing protein — protein: MLKAELLEIIANGENSGVEFKRDDCRPEQLAKEIVAMANLRGGMILLGVEDDGTISGIQRRNLEVWVMDTVFAAKVHPMIIPFYEEVALEEGKRVAIVSFPLGTTKPYVLRHNNREEIYIRVGSTSRPATREQQARLFASGGILHPELLPVAGTSFKSLDLERLRDYFINVIHDLDVPKSDGAWIQRLIALGFMVEVLESTPVCTIAGLLLFGVSPRRFLRQSGIRVLVFEGNDKTYRALLDRVLDGPLVGLWHINEGGERMLTDTGFGLIDRFAEIVHPFVSEESDIINENFRRERRWLYPLEAMREACINALAHRDWTRSVDIEVGCYSDRMEFISPGALQNTMTVEKMIAGQRSPRNPLIVEVLRDYGYVEARGMGVRTKIIPLMRQQNRVEPIFEATDDYLKTILPRRKTCIYGMP
- the leuS gene encoding leucine--tRNA ligase; this encodes METRYNPAVIEAKWQQYWEEQDLFRVTELSDKSKYYVLEMFPYPSGRIHMGHVRNYTIGDVVARYKHMQGFNILHPMGWDAFGMPAENAALAHGVHPAAWTYENIDYMRRQLKSLGYSYDWSRELATCDPDYYRWEQSVFIEMFRRGLAYKKLSPVNWCDHCQTVLANEQVEDGACWRCHQPVALRELEQWFFKITDYVEELLEYCDRLPGWPERVLTMQRNWIGKSHGAQIEFAIESLDGVITVFTTRPDTLFGATFMSLAPEHPLAPRLAQGTRQEQAVQEFIQIWKQRDRSKGVVDELVKEGVFTGRYCLNPVTGWRMPIYVANFVLMEYGSGAVMAVPAHDQRDFEFARKYDLPLVVVIQPSDHTLIAENMAAAYEDPGVLVNSKQFDGLASETAKDAITAHLETLGLGRRSIHYRLKDWGISRQRYWGAPIPIIYCERCGMQTVPESDLPIRLPLDVEISGEGGSPLARLDSFAKTICPVCGGPARREVDTMDTFVESSWYFLRYACPDYQEGILDRPRVNYWMAVDQYIGGIEHAVLHLLYARFFTKVLRDLGYIQVDEPFTRLLTQGMVLMDGAKMSKSKGNVVDPNELIGTYGADTTRLFCLFAAPPEKDLEWSDQGVAGAFRFLNRIWSLVKELLESLKSAPPWRGTGAELSPELRRLRQKVHQTIHRATSDIEARFHFNTAIAALMELVNDLYKAREEPATDPSSNHLAASVWREAIEVLILILSPMAPHLAEELWHHLGHPTSVYHEPWPQAEAAAMAADARLVVIQVNGKLRSKIEVAAAASDEEIKRLALTDTRIQELLAGQQVKKVVVARRKLVNIVV
- the lptE gene encoding LPS assembly lipoprotein LptE gives rise to the protein MQDSNQFRRGVSRRRLTFLMVCLLGLTSACGYQVVGSAPAGADRPQATIAIPPFENRSMEVGLETIFANDLLRAFGDGGSVRAKPGDEGADYLLLGTIKKLEHSSTAYLDIDRSLVRRVTVTVEITLKDFRQNKVIWKSTEMIKADYVAENYYSIGEANRTQGIRQASARLAQRVYDKINVLL